In Ensifer canadensis, a genomic segment contains:
- the tolB gene encoding Tol-Pal system beta propeller repeat protein TolB, translated as MIKSSFFRALMVAAGLLAAFVAATPANAVVEININKGNVEPLPIAITDFLQGELGKKISDVVAADLKRSGLFKPIDRGAFIEKISNPDAAPRFEDWKVINAQALVTGRVTQEADGRLKAEFRLWDTFAGTQMTGQQFFTQPENWRRVAHIIADAIYERITGEKGYFDTRVVYVAESGPKTARKRQLAIMDQDGANPRPLTNSNDIVLTPRFSPNRQEVTYMSFENQQPRVYLLQLETGQREVVGNFPGMTFSPRFSPDGQRVIMSLQQDGNANIYTMDLRSRTTTRLTSTPAIDTAPSYSPDGGQIAFESDRGGRQQIYVMGADGSGQRRISFGDGSYSTPVWSPRGDLIAFTKQSGGKFSIGVMKPDGSGERILTTGFHNEGPTWAPNGRVLMFFRQNAGAGGPQLYSIDLTGYNEQAVPTQGFASDPAWSPRLE; from the coding sequence ATGATCAAGAGCTCTTTTTTCCGCGCCCTGATGGTGGCAGCGGGTCTGCTGGCCGCCTTCGTGGCGGCGACGCCGGCGAATGCGGTCGTTGAAATCAACATCAACAAGGGCAATGTCGAACCGTTGCCGATCGCGATCACCGACTTCCTGCAGGGTGAACTCGGCAAGAAGATTTCGGACGTGGTCGCAGCCGACCTCAAGCGGTCGGGCCTGTTTAAGCCGATCGACCGCGGTGCCTTCATCGAAAAGATCAGCAACCCCGACGCCGCGCCGCGGTTCGAGGACTGGAAGGTCATCAACGCCCAGGCGCTCGTCACCGGTCGCGTGACGCAGGAGGCCGACGGTCGCCTGAAGGCCGAGTTCCGGCTTTGGGACACGTTTGCCGGCACGCAGATGACCGGGCAGCAGTTCTTCACCCAGCCCGAAAACTGGCGTCGTGTTGCCCATATCATCGCCGATGCGATCTATGAGCGCATCACCGGCGAAAAGGGCTACTTCGATACGCGTGTCGTCTACGTTGCCGAAAGCGGCCCGAAGACCGCCCGCAAGCGCCAGCTTGCGATCATGGACCAGGATGGCGCAAATCCACGACCGCTCACCAACTCCAACGACATCGTTCTGACGCCGCGCTTCTCGCCGAACCGTCAGGAAGTCACCTACATGTCGTTCGAAAACCAGCAGCCGCGGGTCTATCTGCTGCAACTGGAGACCGGACAGCGCGAGGTTGTCGGCAACTTTCCGGGCATGACCTTCTCGCCACGCTTCTCGCCCGATGGCCAGCGCGTCATCATGAGCCTGCAGCAGGACGGCAACGCCAACATCTACACGATGGATCTGCGCTCGCGCACGACGACACGGCTCACCAGCACGCCGGCGATCGATACGGCGCCGTCCTATTCGCCGGATGGTGGCCAGATCGCCTTTGAAAGCGACCGCGGCGGACGCCAGCAGATCTACGTCATGGGTGCCGATGGTTCCGGTCAGCGCCGCATCTCCTTCGGCGACGGTTCCTATTCGACGCCGGTCTGGTCTCCGCGTGGCGACCTCATCGCCTTCACCAAGCAGTCGGGCGGCAAGTTCTCGATCGGCGTGATGAAGCCGGACGGTTCGGGTGAGCGCATCCTGACCACAGGCTTCCACAATGAAGGGCCGACCTGGGCGCCGAACGGCCGCGTTTTGATGTTCTTCCGCCAGAACGCCGGTGCCGGCGGACCGCAGCTCTACTCGATCGATCTGACCGGTTACAACGAGCAGGCGGTCCCGACACAGGGCTTTGCCTCGGACCCGGCCTGGTCGCCGCGGCTTGAATAG
- the tolA gene encoding cell envelope integrity protein TolA, with the protein MKGSLATSGLLHALVLTWALVSLGSPADFQVADVEALPVDIVPYSEITQVQQGDKKAPKKETSSPVPTKRPETSQPAENIGDNDTDLKTPPTPNAKPSKSEATASPEKNEKPEPTPDPVEQEIKKVEETKPASEPATEVAALPEAKQEVKPETKPQSAPAEEKPAENPEAEALPEKVPTPAAKPKVEKPAQSAKTPDRKNEQTPKEQKKAASTEESKFNADEIAALLNRQDPSAGGAKRSTQEAALGGKKTIGVGLSANEIDGVKGQIQDKWSLMAGLTGVEEVRVSIRVQLDPSGNIVGEPEVTATGGPEGTRRAVESSTLRALRRSAPLQNLPPEKYDGEKGWNTLVLNFDPSDFAL; encoded by the coding sequence ATGAAGGGCAGTCTCGCCACATCTGGTCTGCTTCACGCTCTGGTTCTGACCTGGGCGCTGGTTTCGCTCGGCAGCCCGGCTGACTTCCAGGTCGCCGACGTCGAAGCCTTGCCTGTCGATATCGTACCCTATTCGGAAATAACCCAGGTCCAGCAGGGCGACAAGAAGGCACCGAAGAAGGAAACATCGTCGCCGGTTCCGACCAAACGTCCGGAAACGAGCCAGCCGGCCGAGAACATCGGCGACAACGACACGGACCTGAAAACGCCGCCGACGCCGAACGCCAAGCCGTCGAAGAGCGAGGCCACGGCCTCGCCGGAAAAGAACGAGAAGCCCGAACCGACGCCCGATCCGGTCGAGCAGGAAATCAAGAAGGTCGAGGAGACGAAGCCTGCTTCCGAACCGGCGACCGAAGTCGCGGCACTGCCGGAAGCCAAGCAGGAAGTAAAGCCCGAAACCAAGCCGCAATCGGCGCCGGCCGAAGAAAAGCCGGCCGAAAATCCGGAAGCCGAAGCGTTGCCCGAAAAGGTGCCGACGCCGGCTGCCAAGCCCAAGGTCGAAAAACCGGCACAGTCGGCAAAGACACCTGACCGCAAGAACGAGCAGACGCCGAAGGAACAGAAGAAGGCGGCCTCCACTGAGGAAAGCAAGTTCAACGCTGACGAAATTGCCGCCCTTCTCAACCGGCAAGATCCCTCTGCCGGTGGCGCCAAGCGCTCGACGCAGGAGGCGGCTCTCGGTGGCAAGAAGACCATCGGCGTGGGCTTGAGCGCCAACGAGATCGACGGTGTGAAGGGTCAGATCCAGGACAAATGGTCGCTGATGGCCGGTCTCACAGGCGTCGAGGAAGTGCGCGTCTCGATCCGGGTGCAACTGGATCCCTCGGGCAACATCGTCGGTGAGCCGGAGGTGACCGCCACGGGGGGGCCGGAAGGAACGCGCCGCGCCGTCGAGAGCAGCACGCTGCGCGCGCTCCGCCGCTCGGCACCGCTACAGAACCTGCCGCCTGAAAAATATGACGGCGAAAAAGGATGGAATACCCTCGTGCTGAACTTCGACCCCTCGGATTTCGCACTCTAG
- the tolR gene encoding protein TolR: MGMSVGGAKGSGGGRRRRGGKKAIMSEINVTPFVDVMLVLLIIFMVAAPMMTVGVPIDLPETQAKALNSDTQPITVSVNPAGEIFLQETPIAIEEVVPKLEAIATTGYNERIYVRGDTNADYGTVMKVMARISAAGFKNLGLVTLQEQEK, translated from the coding sequence ATGGGTATGTCGGTTGGCGGAGCCAAGGGGTCGGGCGGCGGTCGCCGCCGCCGCGGCGGCAAGAAAGCGATCATGAGCGAAATCAACGTCACGCCCTTTGTGGACGTGATGCTGGTGCTGCTGATCATCTTCATGGTCGCCGCACCGATGATGACGGTCGGCGTGCCGATCGACCTGCCGGAAACGCAGGCCAAGGCGCTCAACTCCGATACGCAGCCGATCACCGTTTCGGTCAACCCGGCCGGCGAGATTTTCCTGCAGGAAACGCCGATCGCAATCGAAGAGGTTGTGCCCAAGCTCGAGGCGATTGCCACCACCGGCTACAACGAACGCATCTATGTCCGCGGCGACACCAACGCCGACTATGGCACGGTGATGAAGGTCATGGCGCGCATCTCGGCTGCCGGGTTCAAGAACCTCGGCCTCGTGACGCTGCAAGAACAGGAAAAGTGA
- the tolQ gene encoding protein TolQ — protein sequence MEQVGLAAATHDVTLWSLFMQAGFVVKLVMLGLIAASVWTWAIVVDKTLNYGRVRRQLDGFEQVFWSGQSLEELYRTLSDRQTAGMGAIFVSAMREWKKSFERGARSPIGLQMRIDRAMDVTLARESESLEARLGSLATIGSAAPFIGLFGTVVGIMTSFQAIAGSKSTNLAVVAPGIAEALLATAIGLLAAIPAVIAYNKFSADAGKLSARMEAFADEFSAILSRQIDEKLQNPRQAAQ from the coding sequence ATGGAACAGGTTGGATTGGCCGCTGCGACGCACGATGTGACCCTCTGGTCGCTGTTCATGCAAGCGGGCTTTGTCGTGAAGTTGGTCATGCTGGGGCTGATTGCAGCTTCGGTGTGGACATGGGCGATCGTCGTCGACAAGACGCTGAACTACGGCCGTGTCCGTCGCCAGCTCGACGGCTTCGAGCAGGTGTTCTGGTCGGGCCAATCGCTCGAAGAGCTGTACCGCACGCTCTCCGACCGCCAGACGGCGGGCATGGGGGCGATCTTCGTCTCGGCGATGCGCGAATGGAAGAAGAGCTTCGAGCGCGGCGCTCGCTCGCCGATCGGCCTGCAGATGCGTATCGACCGTGCCATGGACGTGACGCTTGCGCGTGAATCGGAATCGCTGGAAGCGCGCCTCGGTTCGCTCGCGACCATCGGTTCGGCGGCACCCTTCATCGGCCTCTTCGGTACCGTCGTCGGTATCATGACCTCGTTCCAGGCGATCGCCGGTTCGAAGTCGACCAACCTTGCAGTTGTGGCCCCCGGTATCGCCGAAGCGCTGCTGGCAACTGCCATCGGCCTGCTTGCGGCTATTCCCGCCGTTATCGCCTACAACAAGTTTTCTGCCGACGCCGGCAAACTGTCGGCGCGTATGGAAGCCTTCGCCGACGAGTTTTCCGCGATCCTGTCGCGGCAGATCGACGAGAAACTGCAGAACCCGCGCCAGGCCGCGCAGTAA
- the ybgC gene encoding tol-pal system-associated acyl-CoA thioesterase — protein sequence MSLISIAGELTEGGHRLVQRVYYEDTDFSGVVYHARYLHFMERARTDFLRLLGVEQATLAIEGDSEGLVFVVHRMEIDFKAPARMDDILTIGTVTEKAGGAKMVLLQEIRRDGQLLIAAKVIIAVINGQGRPRRLPEALATKFTQARQSVG from the coding sequence ATGTCCCTGATCTCGATTGCAGGCGAACTGACCGAAGGCGGCCATCGACTGGTCCAGCGCGTTTATTACGAAGACACCGATTTTTCCGGCGTCGTTTATCACGCCCGCTACTTGCATTTCATGGAGCGCGCCCGCACGGATTTCCTGCGGCTGCTCGGCGTCGAGCAGGCGACGCTGGCGATCGAGGGGGACAGCGAGGGTCTCGTCTTTGTCGTGCATCGGATGGAGATCGACTTCAAGGCGCCGGCGCGCATGGACGACATCCTGACGATCGGCACGGTGACGGAGAAAGCGGGCGGTGCCAAGATGGTGCTGCTGCAGGAGATCCGCCGTGATGGGCAATTGCTGATCGCCGCCAAGGTGATTATCGCGGTGATCAACGGCCAGGGCCGTCCCCGCCGCCTGCCCGAAGCGCTGGCGACGAAATTCACACAGGCAAGGCAAAGCGTGGGTTAA
- a CDS encoding NAD-dependent epimerase/dehydratase family protein, with the protein MKIAILGGDGFIGWPTALHLSDAGHDIHILDNLSRRWIDTELGVQSLTPMDSIQERTRIWHAETGRRIHFNLIDLARDYELLKNWLTQHRPDAIVHFAEQRAAPYSMKSDRHKNYTVNNNVNATHNLLNALVELELDAHLVHLGTMGVYGYSTVGAAIPEGYLPVRIETMAGKTVSQDILYPSNPGSIYHMTKCLDQLLFQFYAKNDGLRITDLHQGIVWGTHTEQTRRHAQLINRFDYDGDYGTVLNRFLIQAAIGYPLTVHGTGGQTRAFIHIQDSVRCIELALKNPPARGSRVEIFNQMTETHRVRDLAEMIATISGSQIAWLPNPRKEAAENELVVHNKKFLGLGLDPIRLRDGLLSEIVDVARKFAYRVDRSRVPAVSAWTKDIAMRINHDPEGKRLKSVS; encoded by the coding sequence ATGAAGATTGCGATCCTCGGCGGTGATGGTTTCATCGGCTGGCCAACGGCCCTTCACCTGTCCGACGCCGGTCATGACATCCATATTCTCGACAATCTCTCACGCCGCTGGATTGATACCGAGCTCGGCGTGCAGTCTCTGACCCCGATGGATTCGATCCAGGAGCGTACCCGCATCTGGCATGCCGAAACCGGCCGTCGCATTCATTTCAACCTGATCGATCTTGCCCGCGACTACGAGCTTTTGAAGAACTGGCTTACGCAACACCGCCCCGACGCGATCGTGCATTTCGCCGAACAGCGCGCAGCGCCCTATTCGATGAAGAGCGACCGGCACAAGAATTACACCGTCAACAACAACGTCAATGCCACGCATAATCTGCTGAACGCCCTCGTCGAACTCGAACTCGATGCACATCTGGTGCATCTCGGCACCATGGGCGTCTATGGCTATTCCACCGTCGGCGCGGCGATCCCCGAGGGTTATTTGCCTGTTCGCATCGAGACGATGGCGGGCAAAACCGTGAGCCAGGACATCCTCTATCCCTCGAATCCCGGCTCGATCTACCACATGACCAAGTGCCTGGATCAGCTGCTTTTCCAGTTCTACGCCAAGAACGATGGCCTCAGGATCACCGACCTGCACCAGGGCATCGTCTGGGGCACCCACACGGAGCAGACCCGCAGGCACGCTCAGCTGATCAACCGTTTCGACTATGACGGCGACTATGGCACGGTGCTGAACCGTTTCCTCATCCAGGCGGCGATCGGCTATCCGCTGACCGTGCATGGTACCGGCGGCCAGACACGCGCCTTCATCCACATCCAGGATTCCGTGCGCTGCATCGAACTGGCGCTGAAGAACCCGCCGGCCCGTGGCAGCCGCGTCGAAATCTTCAACCAGATGACGGAAACCCACCGGGTGCGGGACCTCGCCGAAATGATCGCCACGATCTCCGGTTCGCAGATTGCCTGGCTGCCCAACCCGCGCAAGGAAGCGGCGGAAAACGAACTCGTCGTGCACAACAAAAAGTTCCTGGGGCTTGGCCTTGATCCGATCCGTCTCAGAGATGGTCTGCTTTCCGAAATCGTCGATGTCGCCAGGAAATTTGCCTATCGCGTCGATCGCTCGCGCGTTCCGGCCGTCTCCGCCTGGACCAAGGATATCGCGATGCGCATCAACCACGACCCTGAGGGCAAGCGGCTGAAATCCGTTTCATGA
- a CDS encoding glycosyltransferase, which translates to MTSLDDHPEGLRPSSPASSDHAFVTLVTNADYALGARALVRSIRLTNTPADIVVLHTGGVAADVLAPLSTIGCRLIETKLLPLSEAFNERHGKRNVHDKAPFTKGRKPAFHSPLDNFCKLRLWQLTEYRRCVFIDADAIVLRNIDRLFGYPEFSAAPNVYEGLADFHRLNSGVFVAEPSIATFRAMLERLDAPEAFWPRTDQTFLQSFFPEWHGLPVTMNMLQYVWFNLPELWDWSSIGVLHYQYEKPWEKDHPRTKQLRPLIDLWSAYLTGENIPDIATLANPAQS; encoded by the coding sequence ATGACATCACTTGACGATCACCCGGAGGGGCTCCGCCCCTCCTCCCCTGCCTCGTCCGATCATGCATTCGTGACGCTCGTCACCAATGCCGACTATGCGCTCGGCGCCCGCGCGCTCGTCCGCTCGATCCGCCTGACGAACACCCCGGCCGATATCGTCGTTCTCCACACTGGCGGCGTTGCCGCCGACGTCCTTGCGCCACTCTCAACAATCGGCTGCCGCCTTATCGAAACGAAGCTGCTGCCGCTCTCGGAAGCCTTCAACGAGCGCCACGGCAAGCGCAACGTCCACGACAAAGCGCCCTTCACCAAGGGGCGCAAGCCGGCTTTTCATTCGCCGCTCGACAATTTCTGCAAGCTGCGGCTCTGGCAGCTGACAGAATATCGCCGCTGCGTGTTCATCGACGCCGATGCGATCGTTCTCAGAAACATCGACCGGCTGTTTGGCTATCCGGAGTTTTCCGCCGCGCCGAATGTCTATGAAGGTCTTGCCGATTTTCACCGTTTGAATTCCGGCGTCTTCGTTGCCGAGCCATCCATCGCGACGTTCCGCGCCATGCTCGAAAGGCTCGACGCGCCTGAAGCCTTCTGGCCCCGCACCGACCAGACCTTCCTGCAGAGCTTTTTTCCCGAATGGCATGGCCTGCCGGTGACCATGAACATGCTGCAATATGTCTGGTTCAATTTGCCAGAACTCTGGGACTGGTCGTCGATCGGCGTGTTGCACTACCAGTACGAAAAGCCGTGGGAGAAGGACCATCCCCGCACCAAGCAGCTTCGTCCGTTGATCGACCTCTGGTCCGCCTACCTCACCGGCGAGAATATTCCAGACATAGCAACCCTTGCGAATCCGGCTCAGTCATGA
- a CDS encoding NAD-dependent epimerase/dehydratase family protein translates to MTRVLVSGGTGFVGRFIVEHLMAAGYDVVAGGRTPPAPAFFSKPVAFVPLALDPDIDQSVAFRDVDHFVHAAFQHVAGRYRGGEGDDPDGFRRSNLDGSVRLFRTARDHGVKRCVFLSSRAVYGDQLPGVELFEDTACHPESLYGSLKLEAENALAALGTNAFKAVSLRVTGVYGPSGTGAAHKWQPLFDDYLAGREIAPRAGTEVHGDDVAAAVRLTLEAPLDGLTSGVFNVSDVLVDNCTILAMVQDITGSKHALPRPATLTTFNAMNSEKIRAVDWRPGGLERLRATVRTLLA, encoded by the coding sequence ATGACGCGCGTGCTCGTCTCCGGTGGCACCGGTTTCGTCGGCCGCTTCATCGTCGAGCATCTGATGGCCGCCGGGTATGACGTTGTTGCCGGCGGCCGCACTCCGCCCGCTCCCGCCTTCTTCTCGAAGCCTGTCGCTTTCGTTCCGCTCGCTCTCGACCCGGATATCGATCAGAGCGTCGCCTTCCGTGACGTCGACCACTTCGTCCATGCCGCCTTCCAGCATGTCGCCGGGCGTTATCGGGGCGGCGAAGGCGATGACCCGGACGGGTTCCGCCGCAGCAATCTCGACGGCTCCGTCCGCCTGTTTCGAACCGCCCGCGACCACGGCGTGAAGCGCTGCGTCTTCCTGTCGAGCCGCGCCGTCTATGGCGACCAACTGCCGGGCGTAGAACTGTTTGAAGATACGGCCTGCCATCCCGAAAGCCTCTATGGCAGCCTCAAGCTGGAAGCCGAAAATGCACTGGCCGCACTAGGCACGAACGCATTCAAGGCGGTGAGCCTGCGTGTGACCGGCGTCTACGGACCGTCCGGCACAGGTGCCGCTCACAAATGGCAGCCGCTTTTCGATGACTATCTCGCGGGCCGAGAGATTGCGCCACGCGCCGGCACGGAAGTTCATGGCGATGATGTGGCCGCCGCCGTTCGCCTCACCCTCGAAGCACCGCTCGACGGCCTGACGAGCGGCGTGTTCAACGTCTCCGATGTGCTCGTCGACAACTGTACCATTCTGGCAATGGTTCAGGATATTACCGGCTCCAAGCACGCCCTTCCGCGCCCGGCCACGCTGACCACCTTCAACGCCATGAATAGCGAGAAGATCCGAGCAGTTGACTGGCGGCCGGGCGGGCTGGAGCGATTGCGGGCAACGGTCAGAACGCTGCTTGCCTGA